A region from the Manihot esculenta cultivar AM560-2 chromosome 13, M.esculenta_v8, whole genome shotgun sequence genome encodes:
- the LOC122721511 gene encoding classical arabinogalactan protein 9-like, which produces MVRIKMKATGGPFMWKKLGLPKPIPYDSDDEAWDTPPPATTSTETPPATEPATGCTDSPAAQTYRRQKKRQRTPPPTSPIAPTVNPKGETPPKATTSSCRGQKRPRTQSPPPPPRSESAPGTTIATHPAGHEDGDVPTNAPTSTPSDFTSNEPSAMPSAVTTDAPTDLPSDMPTDAPTDLPSDTLSDLPRPAYPDHIVKSLTFNKISERTRLLKVSSLPYHPGAGKFILDIGLPPNYPTSYSITGH; this is translated from the exons ATGGTCCGAATCAAGAtgaaggccaccggcggaccgttcatgtggaagaaactagGGCTGCCGAAACCCATCCCCTATGACAGCGACGATGAAGCGTGGGATACCCCTCCACCAGCCACCACCAGCACCGAAACGCCACCGGCTACTGAACCAGCGACCGGATGCACCGACTCACCGGCCGCCCAGACATATCGCCGGCAAAAGAAACGGCAAAGAACGCCGCCACCCACATCCCCAATAGCCCCGACGGTGAACCCTAAGGGTGAAACGCCACCAAAAGCCACCACTTCCTCCTGCCGCGgccagaaacggccaagaactcAGTCGCCACCTCCACCGCCGAGATCAGAGTCAGCACCAGGAACCACCATTGCCACACATCCCGCAGGTCATGAGGATGGCGATGTACCCACTAATGCGCCCACTAGTACGCCCAGTGATTTCACCAGCAATGAGCCAAGCGCTATGCCCAGTGCTGTGACCACTGATGCGCCCACAGACCTGCCAAGTGATATGCCCACTGATGCGCCCACAGACTTACCCAGCGACACActcagcgatttgcccaggccAGCATACCCAGATCACATCGTCAAATCACTGACATTCAACAAAATTTCTGAGCGCACCAGGCTGCTTAAAGTTTCATCCCTACCATATCACCCAG GGGCAGGAAAATTCATCTTGGAtattgggttgccacccaactaTCCAACATCATACAGTATAACAGGCCACTGA